GACATGCTGACGATCGTAAAAGAATATATTAAAGAAAAATACAATAAACCGGGCAATGTCTTTTTAGGTCTTGTCCATCGTCTCGACCGTCCAGTTGGTGGTGCGATTGTGTTTGCGAAAACGTCTAAAGGTGCGAGTCGCCTTTCAAATGAAATTCGTAAACAGACGTTCGAGCGCAAATACTTAACGGTCATTGAAGGCCATCTAAATAATAGCGGTACGCTAGAAGATTATTTAGTTAAAAACCGTAAGACGAACACGTCTTATGTTACGAGTAAAGATACAAAGGACGCAAAGCGCGCGGTGCTTGATTATAAAACTATCGGTGTAGATGAAGCACTCAGCCTACTCGAAGTTAAACTTCATACCGGTCGTTCACATCAAATACGCGTTCAACTTTCAAATCAAAACACTCCGATTTTCGGCGATCAGCGCTATAACAAGCTTAGTAAAGTCGGCGAACAAATCGCTTTATGGAGTTCTGAAATCAAATTTAAACATCCAACTAAAGATGAAATCATCACTGTAACTAGACAACCGCCAAACCGCTATCCTTGGAATAGATTCACGAATTAAGTCTATTTGACTTAATTCGTGTCTATCATTAACGTACCGTAACTGACGACGAGCTTCACTTTATACTCCCCGTCTCCGAGGACCTCTCCATCTAGCGTATCGTCGTAACCTTCAATATCGAGTAATCCAAATTGCTCTTTTAACGTTAACTCGTTATTTTTAAACATCTCTTTTAACGTAACCATCGCGTTACCTGTCGCAACTTTCCCGTCGATATGTTGATCCGGATTGACATTATTTAAAACGAGCTTCCCAGTACTGACGTTAAATTTTAAATGGTTCGTATCGACGTCATCAATTCGCATCTCTCCCGTTTGGAGATAACACGTGAGCGTATCCGCTTCTACTCTCTTCACTAATACTTGCCCGACGTCATTTTTAAATTGTATATCTTTCGCTTTTATACTGTCCGCATGAATTGAACTGTAATGCTGCGTCATTTCAAGTCGCTCAATTTCTTTATCTGGTAAATAGATGTCTAATCGCGTGTTTTTATTTGCATGAGACAGCTTTAAATTCAGATGAAAAACCCCGTCTTTAATTTCATATTGAACGTTTTCCAAGTCGATATCTTTCGTTACGTTAAAATGCAAATCTTCATCGTCTGATTCATACATATAAACTGGGACAAACGTCGTCTCAAAACTAAAGTGCGTAATATCTTCATCAATCGTTAAATCTTTTTTACTATATAAATACTTTTCAGCAAGTGCTTCCGGGGCACCTAATTCTTT
Above is a genomic segment from Nosocomiicoccus massiliensis containing:
- a CDS encoding DUF4097 family beta strand repeat-containing protein, which translates into the protein MDRYEYLGTVKYHLQSLSTKRQDKIIESLLNRFRDSEDDDALIKELGAPEALAEKYLYSKKDLTIDEDITHFSFETTFVPVYMYESDDEDLHFNVTKDIDLENVQYEIKDGVFHLNLKLSHANKNTRLDIYLPDKEIERLEMTQHYSSIHADSIKAKDIQFKNDVGQVLVKRVEADTLTCYLQTGEMRIDDVDTNHLKFNVSTGKLVLNNVNPDQHIDGKVATGNAMVTLKEMFKNNELTLKEQFGLLDIEGYDDTLDGEVLGDGEYKVKLVVSYGTLMIDTN
- a CDS encoding RluA family pseudouridine synthase — encoded protein: MTLEILYEDNHVIAVTKPNNIPVQADDSNDKDMLTIVKEYIKEKYNKPGNVFLGLVHRLDRPVGGAIVFAKTSKGASRLSNEIRKQTFERKYLTVIEGHLNNSGTLEDYLVKNRKTNTSYVTSKDTKDAKRAVLDYKTIGVDEALSLLEVKLHTGRSHQIRVQLSNQNTPIFGDQRYNKLSKVGEQIALWSSEIKFKHPTKDEIITVTRQPPNRYPWNRFTN